In the Deltaproteobacteria bacterium genome, one interval contains:
- a CDS encoding ORF6N domain-containing protein — MAEDQIVELVQTKIYSIRNQKVMLDRDIAELYGVETKRVNEAVRNNADKFPEDFYFELDVNEQDLLRSKLSTFPRCFPFQFPDNYFVLNYFDNSQIKM; from the coding sequence GTGGCAGAAGATCAGATAGTCGAACTGGTTCAGACGAAAATTTATTCAATTCGCAACCAAAAAGTAATGCTGGACCGTGACATCGCCGAACTTTATGGGGTTGAGACAAAGCGTGTTAACGAGGCAGTCAGGAATAATGCGGACAAATTCCCAGAGGACTTTTATTTTGAGCTGGATGTGAACGAGCAGGATCTTCTAAGGTCGAAACTTTCTACCTTCCCCCGCTGCTTCCCCTTTCAGTTTCCTGATAATTATTTTGTCCTAAATTATTTTGACAATTCACAAATCAAGATGTGA
- a CDS encoding response regulator: MRKHAILLVDDEPIITTLTGSDLEEKGYRVTTAGSGEKAIECLNRSSFDLVITDLIMTPVNGIAVLRRAKEIDPDTAVIILTGFGNMTSAIDALRFDADDYLLKPCEPEEIFFRVSRCLEKLELKRKIKVYENILPVCCVCKKIRDDSGREPGTGAWMAIEDYMLHKARVAVTPTYCPGCLKKATEEMDQQIKCPGP; encoded by the coding sequence ATGCGAAAACATGCCATACTGCTGGTAGACGACGAGCCGATCATTACCACCTTGACAGGAAGTGATCTTGAGGAAAAAGGGTATCGCGTGACCACGGCCGGCAGCGGCGAAAAGGCCATCGAATGCCTGAACAGGTCCTCCTTTGATCTGGTGATCACAGATTTGATCATGACGCCCGTCAACGGCATCGCTGTCCTGAGGAGGGCAAAAGAGATCGACCCCGACACAGCGGTCATCATCCTTACGGGATTCGGCAATATGACCTCCGCGATTGATGCCCTGCGCTTTGATGCCGATGATTACCTGCTGAAGCCTTGCGAACCTGAAGAGATATTTTTCAGGGTGTCTCGCTGTTTGGAGAAACTGGAACTCAAACGGAAGATCAAGGTTTATGAAAACATATTGCCCGTTTGCTGCGTGTGCAAGAAAATAAGAGACGACAGCGGCCGGGAACCCGGTACAGGGGCGTGGATGGCCATAGAGGACTATATGCTCCACAAAGCAAGGGTGGCCGTTACACCCACCTATTGTCCCGGGTGCCTGAAAAAGGCAACAGAGGAGATGGACCAACAGATCAAATGCCCTGGGCCGTGA